The sequence CACGGTTCTGGCGCTGGCGGAAGCCGGCGAGGACGTCGTCGTGATCGACGATCTCTCCACGGGTTTCTCCACCTATCTGCCCGAGGGCGTGCCGCTCTTCATCGGCGATGCCGGCGACGAGAATTTGCTCGAAGGCGTGATCGCGCAGCACGACATCGAGAGCATCATCCATTTCGCGGGCTCGGTGGTCGTGCCGGATTCGATGCGCGATCCGCTCGGCTACTACCGCAACAATTTCATGACCGCGCGCAATCTGCTCAACGTCGCGGTCAAGCGCGGCATTGGCCGCTTCATCTTCTCCTCGACCGCCGCCGTCTACGGCAATCCGGATCAGGTGCCAGTGCCCGAGCACGCGCCGACGCGGCCGCTGTCGCCTTACGGCTCGTCGAAGCTGATGACGGAGATCATGCTGCACGACGTCGCCGCCGCCTACGGCATGCAATATGTGACCTTGCGCTACTTCAACGTCGCCGGTGCCGATCCGCACGCACGCATCGGCCTTGCCACCGTCGGCGCCACGCATCTGCTCAAGATCGCGGTGGAAGCCGCCACCGGCCAGCGCGCCAAGATCGACGTGTTCGGCACCGATTATCCGACCCCCGACGGCAGCTGCATCCGCGACTTCATCCACGTTACCGACCTGTCGCAGGCGCATCGCTCGGCGCTGGCCTATTTGCGCAATGGCGGCGCCTCGACGACGCTCAATTGCGGCTATGGCCGTGGCTATTCGGTGCTGGAGACGATCGACGCGGTGCGGCGGGTTTCCGGCCGCAGCTTCGCCGTGCAATACGCCCCGCGGCGGCCCGGCGACATCATGACCATGGTGGCCGACACCAGCCGCATCCGCGGCCTGCTCGACTGGCGGCCGCAATACGAGGACCTCGAGACCATCGCTGCCCATGCGCTGGCCTGGGAGGACAAGCTGTTCCGCGAGCGCCACGGCGAGCTCCGCCAG comes from Bradyrhizobium sp. CCGE-LA001 and encodes:
- the galE gene encoding UDP-glucose 4-epimerase GalE, producing MTVLVTGGAGYIGSHTVLALAEAGEDVVVIDDLSTGFSTYLPEGVPLFIGDAGDENLLEGVIAQHDIESIIHFAGSVVVPDSMRDPLGYYRNNFMTARNLLNVAVKRGIGRFIFSSTAAVYGNPDQVPVPEHAPTRPLSPYGSSKLMTEIMLHDVAAAYGMQYVTLRYFNVAGADPHARIGLATVGATHLLKIAVEAATGQRAKIDVFGTDYPTPDGSCIRDFIHVTDLSQAHRSALAYLRNGGASTTLNCGYGRGYSVLETIDAVRRVSGRSFAVQYAPRRPGDIMTMVADTSRIRGLLDWRPQYEDLETIAAHALAWEDKLFRERHGELRQAVSA